In Desulfomonile tiedjei DSM 6799, a genomic segment contains:
- a CDS encoding class I adenylate-forming enzyme family protein has protein sequence MQPEYTFTRFEQACAKFPDNTAIVFLGNKFSYRDLKDKIDRFATGLAGLGVKKGDRVLVYLSNSIQFVIAFLAAQRIGAVIVMVSPIYTSHEIEYMVKDSGAETIICHDTNYGYVKEIFAESGLKRIIVTNLLDLVSPVKRLVAALFDKAPHGTVKGGPETIDFKTLLKSEPSPPSVELDPVADLSYILYTGGTTGFPKGVPGNHWGHTSYVNDITDEVFANHLLEGKDVYIAINPLFHIMALGLMMALGLNRGNTTVLMPVPQVDAILDAIQRYRVRWMLGVPALYRMILENDRQEQYDISSLRYCYCGGDVLPREVLSRWKERVHVPIYQVYGSTEAGHVTYSRPDLGEPDPMSIGLPLPSRRTKVIDSATLEPLPAGEIGELVVTSDHAMKEYLNKPAETAASFVNINGEIYYRTGDYVKFSEDGQIFYVERSADILKHKGYRVSASEVEAVLQDHPVVIGACVVGVPDRKVGERIKAIVVLKTDAKGVGAAELIKFCSERLASYKVPSYIEFRDMLPKSKVGKLLRREIRDEERRKMEKDKKG, from the coding sequence GTGCAACCGGAATACACGTTTACTCGTTTCGAGCAGGCTTGCGCCAAATTTCCCGATAATACCGCCATTGTTTTCCTGGGCAATAAGTTTTCCTATCGGGATCTGAAGGATAAAATAGATCGCTTTGCTACCGGTTTGGCAGGATTGGGAGTGAAAAAAGGCGATCGCGTGCTCGTCTACCTCTCCAATTCAATACAATTTGTCATCGCGTTTCTGGCTGCCCAGAGAATCGGAGCAGTCATTGTCATGGTCTCGCCAATTTATACATCTCACGAAATTGAATATATGGTGAAAGACTCAGGTGCAGAAACAATCATCTGCCACGATACCAATTACGGCTATGTGAAAGAAATATTCGCGGAATCGGGTCTTAAGCGAATAATCGTGACGAATCTCTTGGATCTCGTCTCTCCGGTCAAGAGATTAGTCGCTGCACTATTTGACAAGGCGCCCCACGGTACCGTGAAAGGCGGGCCCGAGACGATCGATTTCAAGACACTCCTGAAGAGTGAACCTTCACCGCCAAGCGTGGAATTGGACCCCGTCGCAGACTTGTCATACATCCTCTACACGGGAGGAACTACAGGGTTTCCCAAGGGGGTTCCGGGCAACCACTGGGGCCACACGTCGTACGTGAATGATATTACGGACGAGGTTTTTGCAAATCACTTGTTGGAAGGTAAAGACGTTTATATCGCCATCAACCCGCTTTTCCACATCATGGCTTTGGGTTTGATGATGGCTCTGGGATTGAATCGCGGAAACACAACCGTGCTCATGCCGGTTCCCCAGGTTGACGCAATTCTGGACGCAATACAGCGATATCGTGTGCGCTGGATGCTTGGAGTGCCAGCACTCTATCGGATGATACTCGAGAACGATCGTCAGGAACAGTATGACATAAGTTCGCTTCGCTACTGCTATTGCGGTGGAGATGTCTTGCCTCGCGAGGTGCTCAGCCGCTGGAAAGAACGGGTTCACGTTCCGATTTATCAGGTGTACGGGTCAACAGAAGCAGGGCATGTGACGTACTCTCGACCCGATCTGGGAGAACCCGATCCCATGTCTATCGGATTGCCACTTCCGTCCCGACGCACAAAGGTGATCGATTCTGCGACTCTGGAACCTCTGCCCGCTGGTGAGATAGGCGAATTGGTGGTCACATCGGATCATGCGATGAAAGAATATTTGAACAAACCGGCAGAGACCGCGGCCTCTTTTGTGAATATCAACGGGGAAATCTACTATCGCACCGGCGACTACGTAAAATTTTCGGAAGACGGGCAGATCTTTTATGTGGAGCGTTCTGCAGACATATTGAAGCACAAAGGGTACAGAGTATCCGCATCAGAAGTTGAGGCCGTCTTACAGGATCATCCGGTGGTCATAGGCGCTTGTGTCGTTGGAGTTCCGGATCGAAAGGTCGGCGAACGCATAAAGGCAATCGTGGTGTTGAAGACCGATGCAAAAGGTGTGGGAGCAGCCGAGCTCATCAAGTTTTGCTCGGAACGACTTGCCTCGTACAAGGTGC
- a CDS encoding ABC transporter ATP-binding protein produces the protein MFEATGLMVFYENMLALNNVSLNCDRNKIIGVFGANSAGKSTLMYCLSGIVLDIRKKEEMAGGERITIRGKILFEGKDVMWEKPANRAKAGIILCPERRRIFPESTVLENLRIGGYLATAQQAKDTLDYVMEIFPALKRLTNRLGGFLSGGEQQMLAIGRSLMAQPRLLLLDEPLLGLSPAIQYLLAKSIKNIRDQRGTSIIVSEQYARPIMPIIDYGYILENGAAVVEGTKSELMDNPDVKAAYFGT, from the coding sequence ATGTTTGAGGCCACCGGGCTCATGGTTTTCTACGAAAACATGCTGGCACTGAACAATGTCAGTCTGAATTGCGACCGAAACAAAATTATCGGCGTATTCGGAGCAAACAGTGCAGGCAAATCGACGCTGATGTATTGCCTCTCGGGAATCGTTCTCGACATCCGGAAAAAAGAAGAAATGGCCGGTGGCGAGCGGATCACGATTCGAGGGAAAATTCTCTTCGAGGGAAAAGACGTTATGTGGGAAAAGCCGGCAAACAGAGCTAAAGCGGGCATCATACTCTGTCCGGAGCGGCGCCGGATTTTCCCCGAAAGCACTGTACTGGAGAATCTTCGCATTGGCGGATATCTGGCAACAGCCCAGCAGGCCAAGGATACGCTTGACTACGTGATGGAGATTTTTCCCGCACTAAAACGACTCACTAATCGACTCGGCGGATTTCTCAGCGGCGGCGAACAACAGATGCTCGCTATTGGCAGGTCACTTATGGCGCAACCGCGATTGTTGCTGCTCGATGAACCGCTGCTTGGACTGAGTCCGGCAATCCAATATCTCCTTGCCAAATCGATCAAAAATATTCGCGACCAGAGGGGAACCAGTATCATTGTCTCCGAGCAGTACGCGAGACCGATTATGCCTATCATCGATTACGGCTATATCCTGGAAAACGGCGCAGCAGTCGTTGAAGGCACCAAATCGGAATTGATGGACAACCCCGACGTTAAGGCAGCATATTTCGGGACATGA
- a CDS encoding ABC transporter ATP-binding protein: protein MSAGRAQDTREPMLKAENLSKRFGGILALSQVSLEVFPGEIIGIIGPNGSGKTTFVNALTGFIKSDTGKVTFKGQDITNLEPHKIADLGLTRTFQVMRPYYTLPAFKNLIVPLFSPRARRTGGWRGGGKMGSRDTVAVDILEEIGFERDSYVPYKVASSLPTGYLKRLELARCLALRPDLIICDEVFSGLSMSEMASMVPLIEKLQMEGMTLLMVEHRLRELFRLANRVMVLNFGCKIAEGSAEEVMEQSEVKEAYFGSEEVYEYV from the coding sequence ATGTCTGCCGGCAGAGCGCAAGATACGCGAGAACCTATGCTGAAAGCTGAAAATCTCAGCAAAAGGTTCGGGGGTATCCTTGCCTTGTCTCAAGTAAGCCTGGAAGTCTTTCCAGGCGAAATTATAGGAATCATCGGCCCTAATGGCTCGGGTAAGACTACTTTTGTCAATGCACTCACCGGATTTATCAAGTCAGATACCGGGAAAGTGACCTTCAAGGGTCAAGATATCACAAATCTTGAACCTCATAAGATCGCAGACCTGGGACTGACCCGGACTTTCCAGGTGATGCGACCATACTACACGCTTCCTGCTTTCAAAAATCTCATTGTGCCCCTCTTTTCTCCGCGAGCCCGGCGCACGGGAGGATGGAGAGGAGGTGGAAAAATGGGAAGTAGAGACACGGTTGCCGTAGACATCCTGGAAGAGATCGGCTTTGAACGGGATTCATACGTGCCGTACAAAGTAGCGTCCTCATTGCCGACCGGCTATCTCAAACGGTTGGAATTGGCTCGCTGCCTGGCGCTCCGACCGGACCTTATCATCTGCGACGAAGTATTTTCCGGTCTGAGCATGAGCGAAATGGCCAGTATGGTTCCCTTGATCGAAAAGCTACAGATGGAAGGTATGACTCTCCTCATGGTGGAGCACAGGCTTCGGGAGCTCTTCCGACTTGCCAATCGCGTCATGGTCTTGAATTTCGGCTGTAAGATCGCAGAAGGGTCCGCCGAGGAAGTCATGGAGCAAAGCGAAGTCAAAGAAGCCTATTTCGGGTCCGAGGAGGTATACGAGTATGTTTGA
- a CDS encoding branched-chain amino acid ABC transporter permease, with translation MSVEARRRERIDRGIKVRSDGVYAISSWREMSYLIMPRLVFIVGLLLLPLAFYYLPYWQRVISIICIYALLAISFDFLANYVGLVSLGGGFYVGVGAYIAALCNTHLGLSPLFTIPISTVAGAAVCTILFLPCLPLRGVYFAIVSLMYPLLAARMIEAFDIFGGTDGIFGVDPLPSGWVEQYVLIVSVLVFVFAMRRMIDEDVGLVFRGVKDNDQAVKASGIDITRYKALGVFIASSMGCLGGACLVHIYMWAGLSQFALDFSIIPIAATVVGGGGTLIGPVIGSMILVPISELLRDFGTLRIAVYAIILTLFIVFKSEGIMNYATRKYEQFERWVEI, from the coding sequence ATGTCTGTCGAAGCCCGGAGAAGAGAGAGAATAGACCGGGGAATCAAGGTTCGGTCCGACGGTGTATACGCAATTTCATCATGGCGAGAGATGAGCTACCTCATCATGCCGCGGCTGGTGTTCATAGTAGGACTTCTCCTTTTGCCCCTGGCTTTCTATTACCTGCCCTACTGGCAGCGTGTCATATCAATCATCTGCATATATGCACTGCTCGCGATCAGTTTCGATTTTCTGGCTAATTACGTTGGGCTGGTCTCTTTGGGTGGAGGCTTCTATGTGGGCGTCGGTGCGTACATCGCTGCCCTTTGCAATACACACCTGGGACTTTCCCCTCTATTCACTATTCCCATCAGTACAGTTGCCGGCGCCGCGGTCTGCACGATTTTGTTCCTGCCTTGCCTTCCCCTTCGAGGGGTTTATTTTGCAATAGTCAGTCTCATGTATCCACTTCTGGCCGCAAGGATGATCGAAGCATTTGATATTTTTGGTGGAACGGATGGAATCTTCGGAGTGGATCCGTTGCCCAGCGGGTGGGTTGAGCAATATGTCTTGATCGTGAGCGTTCTTGTGTTTGTCTTCGCAATGCGCAGGATGATCGACGAGGATGTGGGTCTGGTATTTCGCGGAGTAAAGGATAACGATCAGGCAGTAAAGGCTTCAGGCATCGATATCACCAGATATAAGGCCCTTGGAGTGTTCATTGCCTCCAGTATGGGATGTTTGGGTGGTGCCTGCCTGGTGCATATCTACATGTGGGCCGGTCTCTCCCAGTTCGCACTGGATTTCTCCATCATTCCCATTGCCGCGACGGTTGTAGGTGGAGGAGGAACGTTGATCGGTCCTGTAATCGGCAGCATGATTCTCGTGCCGATTTCCGAGCTGTTGCGTGATTTCGGAACCCTGCGGATCGCAGTATATGCGATCATTCTAACGCTTTTCATCGTGTTCAAGAGTGAAGGCATCATGAATTATGCCACCAGAAAATACGAGCAATTCGAGCGATGGGTGGAGATCTAA
- a CDS encoding branched-chain amino acid ABC transporter permease has product MDIIIYGIINSVSLTLMALGFTLVYGVSRLPNFAHGALYVLTGYITWLLMNRLGLNYPLAILFSLCACAGIGAAMYYFILVRVRGMPISEIIASYAIGLAILEGLRWGGLKGGTFVLPPFIQGSTELFGISVDFHRLLVVGAGIILVAALWLFVNGTKIGLALKGMAQDERAALTLGIDSDRMAIVAMALGSMLAGVAALVLLPLGNIVVEAGYHVLIMAVAVCIVGGLGSWTGAILASFLIGFAQILTVSYLGTHFQVVVALLAIIITLIWRPSGLFGWQKELEERV; this is encoded by the coding sequence ATGGACATTATAATCTATGGGATTATCAACAGCGTTTCTTTGACTCTTATGGCTCTGGGATTCACTCTCGTGTATGGAGTGAGTCGTCTGCCGAATTTTGCCCACGGGGCATTGTACGTATTGACCGGGTACATAACCTGGTTACTTATGAACCGACTCGGTTTGAACTATCCTCTTGCCATACTCTTTTCGCTCTGTGCCTGTGCCGGAATCGGTGCGGCAATGTACTATTTTATTCTTGTGCGTGTCCGGGGAATGCCTATTTCGGAGATAATTGCTTCCTATGCCATCGGGCTGGCAATTCTGGAGGGCTTGCGTTGGGGTGGACTTAAAGGAGGCACATTCGTGCTGCCGCCTTTTATCCAGGGAAGCACTGAACTATTCGGGATTTCCGTCGACTTCCATCGACTTCTCGTGGTTGGAGCAGGCATCATACTGGTTGCAGCGCTGTGGCTCTTTGTTAACGGCACGAAAATCGGCCTTGCGTTGAAGGGAATGGCTCAGGACGAAAGAGCTGCTTTGACCCTGGGGATCGACTCGGACCGCATGGCAATCGTAGCCATGGCATTAGGTTCCATGCTGGCCGGAGTCGCTGCCCTCGTACTGCTTCCATTGGGCAACATAGTCGTGGAAGCAGGTTATCATGTCCTTATTATGGCCGTGGCCGTGTGCATTGTGGGCGGATTGGGGAGCTGGACCGGCGCTATTCTGGCATCCTTTCTGATTGGATTCGCTCAAATCCTTACTGTGTCTTATCTTGGCACGCACTTCCAAGTTGTCGTAGCGTTGCTTGCCATTATTATTACTCTCATTTGGCGGCCGAGCGGTTTGTTCGGCTGGCAGAAGGAACTGGAAGAAAGGGTCTGA
- a CDS encoding ABC transporter substrate-binding protein → MHRKARVLLGLVSLLVTVISLWSPALAEKPIIIGAPLSTAFLYGWDAERGIKLAVDEINAAGGVKVGQEKRPFQVDVIDTRDLEPGVPVSEALLAVEKLILEKKADFLIGGPVRSEAALAAIPLLSKHKKISILTTGALTPKYHEMVASNPDKFKYCFRISGEAKWMVTGEVVPCLEKIGKDFGLNRLLIMVQDVAHARAGGGLLAKIMTGKGWTVLGEPLVFPTGSGDFSMGLLEAKKQNAQVILIWMDMPESSILLKQWHDMKVPALPFGTIIAAAEQPGFWDATDGKGEYCLANVVNAGNTPCEATPWTMKFVNAYKAKYGLEPEGYGTSSSYMAVYTLKDAIERAGTLDPDKVTDALKATDLEGVYGRIRFDPKSNQVIPSTNPKEGAVGTIFQWQDKKRVVVFPESIATGKILLPPWMEKK, encoded by the coding sequence ATGCATCGTAAGGCGCGAGTGCTACTGGGCTTGGTGTCGCTTTTGGTGACAGTCATTTCTCTGTGGTCCCCTGCACTGGCCGAAAAGCCAATCATAATAGGGGCTCCGCTGTCCACCGCTTTTCTGTACGGATGGGATGCTGAGAGAGGCATAAAACTGGCTGTCGATGAGATAAATGCAGCCGGCGGAGTGAAAGTCGGCCAGGAGAAACGTCCGTTTCAGGTCGATGTTATCGATACTCGCGACTTGGAACCCGGTGTGCCCGTGAGCGAAGCTCTGCTCGCCGTTGAAAAGCTCATTCTTGAAAAAAAGGCAGATTTTCTTATAGGCGGACCTGTACGGTCCGAAGCTGCACTGGCAGCGATACCGCTCTTGAGCAAACATAAGAAAATTTCCATCCTGACTACAGGTGCGCTCACCCCCAAGTATCATGAAATGGTCGCCAGCAATCCTGATAAGTTCAAGTATTGTTTCCGTATCTCAGGAGAGGCGAAGTGGATGGTAACCGGCGAAGTGGTCCCCTGCCTGGAGAAGATCGGAAAAGATTTCGGCCTGAACAGGCTGCTGATCATGGTGCAGGACGTGGCCCATGCTCGCGCCGGCGGTGGATTGCTCGCCAAAATCATGACCGGAAAGGGATGGACGGTCTTAGGTGAACCTCTCGTATTCCCCACTGGAAGTGGCGATTTCTCCATGGGATTATTGGAAGCCAAGAAACAAAACGCTCAGGTTATTCTCATTTGGATGGATATGCCTGAATCGTCCATTCTGCTGAAGCAATGGCATGACATGAAAGTTCCCGCCCTGCCTTTCGGGACCATTATTGCCGCTGCGGAACAACCCGGCTTCTGGGATGCAACCGACGGCAAAGGCGAATACTGCTTGGCCAATGTCGTGAATGCCGGAAATACTCCCTGTGAAGCGACTCCCTGGACGATGAAATTCGTGAACGCCTACAAAGCCAAATATGGTCTTGAGCCTGAAGGCTATGGAACTTCTTCCAGCTATATGGCCGTTTATACTCTGAAAGATGCCATTGAACGAGCTGGAACCCTGGATCCGGATAAAGTTACGGATGCTCTCAAAGCAACAGACCTCGAGGGCGTTTACGGAAGAATTCGGTTCGATCCCAAGAGCAATCAAGTGATTCCCAGCACCAATCCGAAAGAGGGAGCTGTCGGGACTATTTTTCAGTGGCAGGACAAGAAAAGGGTTGTGGTATTTCCCGAATCCATCGCAACCGGCAAAATTCTTCTTCCGCCGTGGATGGAGAAGAAATAG
- a CDS encoding sigma-54-dependent transcriptional regulator has product MENMNRVLVIDDDASIRESLEMYLQDKGLAVQTAETGNDGFKLCLDYNPQVVILDIRLPDVCGLDILRRIVETRPDAKVIMITAYHDMESSIEAMRYGAYDYIRKPLSVRELDRSITKSLHISKASLASPHILNDTAEQILRNRIVGDTKAMRSIFKSIGLLSGNRATVLIEGETGTGKELLARVVHGSSLWKNEPFITIDCTTLVETLFESELFGYKKGAFTGAAESKKGRIELAGSGTLFFDEVGELPLASQAKLLRFLEYGDFTRVGGNQPRQCQARIIAATNRNLKDLVKEGLFRQDLFFRLKVITIHVPPLRERISDLSELVRFFLVKINQDLSTKVAKVEKQAMAVLKAHSWPGNVRELKNVLMKAVLESRGTVLMADAVEAALAGSSTELPDTAELKTLEEVEKEYILMALSRCGGNISTTAKVLGISRPTLRKRLSEYHTGS; this is encoded by the coding sequence ATGGAGAACATGAACAGGGTGCTTGTCATAGACGATGACGCCTCTATTCGGGAATCATTGGAAATGTACCTGCAGGACAAGGGTTTGGCGGTCCAGACTGCAGAAACAGGCAATGATGGGTTCAAGCTCTGTCTCGATTACAATCCGCAAGTCGTCATTCTGGACATTCGACTACCGGATGTGTGCGGTCTCGACATATTGCGACGCATCGTGGAGACCCGTCCGGATGCAAAAGTAATAATGATAACCGCCTATCACGACATGGAAAGCTCTATAGAGGCCATGCGGTATGGAGCTTACGATTACATACGGAAACCTCTGAGCGTTCGTGAGTTGGATCGTTCCATAACTAAAAGTCTTCATATTTCCAAGGCTTCTCTTGCTTCGCCCCATATTCTGAATGACACTGCGGAACAGATCTTACGGAATCGCATTGTCGGCGATACCAAAGCCATGCGTTCCATTTTCAAATCCATCGGACTCCTGTCCGGCAACAGGGCGACTGTCCTCATCGAGGGAGAAACAGGCACAGGAAAAGAATTACTGGCACGAGTCGTACACGGGTCCTCGCTGTGGAAAAACGAGCCGTTTATCACTATCGATTGTACAACTCTTGTGGAGACCCTATTTGAATCCGAACTGTTCGGTTACAAAAAAGGAGCATTCACAGGAGCCGCGGAATCGAAGAAGGGAAGAATAGAACTTGCAGGCTCAGGCACACTTTTCTTCGATGAGGTCGGAGAACTACCCCTTGCCTCACAGGCAAAGCTTCTGCGCTTTTTGGAGTACGGAGATTTCACCAGAGTGGGCGGAAATCAGCCCCGGCAGTGTCAGGCACGTATCATTGCCGCAACGAATAGGAATTTGAAAGATCTGGTAAAAGAGGGTCTCTTCCGTCAAGATCTGTTTTTCAGGTTAAAGGTGATCACCATCCATGTACCGCCGCTGCGTGAGAGGATCAGCGATTTATCGGAACTGGTGCGTTTCTTTCTGGTGAAAATCAATCAGGATTTGAGCACAAAAGTGGCCAAAGTCGAAAAACAGGCCATGGCCGTTCTCAAGGCCCACTCATGGCCGGGAAATGTGAGAGAACTCAAGAATGTTCTCATGAAGGCAGTGCTGGAATCCAGGGGAACGGTTCTCATGGCAGACGCGGTTGAAGCAGCTCTTGCGGGATCGTCCACGGAATTGCCTGATACAGCCGAATTGAAGACTCTGGAAGAAGTGGAAAAAGAGTACATTCTCATGGCGCTTTCCAGATGTGGTGGAAATATTTCAACCACAGCCAAGGTATTGGGGATTTCCAGACCTACCTTGCGGAAACGGCTCAGTGAATACCACACAGGCTCCTGA
- a CDS encoding ATP-binding protein, protein MKPDSSIIFGVSTENGEEGKPPAGSSLVAPDPLLRWLRTHADSIVQEWVDILHKLSPSYSRRPREELVGTVTEAFLADLEFLSHNRLTRIELFIDYITEKRLAAGFPLSDVQKAFELFRSIVTRRLLAQRRLKLLAQSVEPINACLSYTIHSFSDHFQHMHERSIREHAEDLEKEISIRTTELAESERRYKTLVEEIHDGYFVIQNGRIEFANQAFCRMHGTTPEHAMGQPFLRFVAPEWHEQFRAAQMGTSVGEPPSHTVEYIRLGCDPENGATEIKAKTVDLGQGLVTIGVCRDISERVAMERKVRENERLAYVGQLTASLSHEIRNPLSSINMNLQILSDTLHLDGFDRRRLDITVKEVSRLENILRQLLDLSRPVSIELSSADIRDVVQSCIDLVEPKTAEKHLKIVQRYSANLQTCKLDAKKLQQALLNLILNAIEVTDEGHRIFVFAKKAQDEYLEVGVRDSGPGIDPASVSRLFDPFFTTKAQGSGLGLSNVKRIVEAHLGSVQVRTCKGSGATFVMRLPWRT, encoded by the coding sequence GTGAAGCCTGATTCCTCCATCATATTCGGCGTCAGCACAGAAAACGGAGAAGAAGGCAAACCGCCTGCCGGATCTTCTCTCGTGGCCCCGGACCCTCTGCTTCGATGGCTCAGGACACACGCCGATTCCATTGTCCAGGAATGGGTAGATATACTGCACAAGTTGTCTCCATCGTACAGCAGACGGCCGCGGGAAGAGTTGGTCGGGACGGTTACTGAAGCCTTTCTCGCGGATCTGGAATTCCTTTCCCACAATCGGCTGACTCGCATCGAGCTTTTCATAGATTACATAACCGAAAAACGTTTAGCTGCCGGTTTTCCTTTATCGGATGTCCAAAAAGCGTTTGAACTGTTTAGAAGTATTGTGACAAGGAGGCTTCTGGCCCAACGGCGCCTGAAACTGTTAGCGCAATCTGTTGAGCCCATAAACGCTTGTCTTTCTTATACTATCCATAGTTTTTCCGATCACTTCCAGCACATGCACGAACGATCCATCAGAGAGCATGCAGAGGACCTTGAGAAAGAAATCAGCATCCGCACGACGGAACTTGCCGAAAGCGAGCGAAGATACAAGACTCTGGTGGAAGAGATTCATGACGGATATTTCGTCATCCAGAACGGTCGCATAGAATTTGCCAACCAGGCATTTTGCCGCATGCACGGCACGACTCCCGAGCACGCGATGGGACAACCTTTTTTACGATTCGTCGCTCCGGAATGGCATGAACAGTTCCGTGCCGCACAGATGGGCACCTCTGTAGGGGAACCACCGTCTCATACAGTTGAGTACATTCGTCTGGGCTGCGATCCGGAAAACGGAGCTACGGAGATAAAAGCGAAAACGGTCGATCTCGGTCAAGGTCTCGTAACCATCGGGGTTTGCAGGGATATCAGCGAACGAGTGGCGATGGAGCGGAAGGTGCGTGAAAACGAACGTCTGGCTTATGTCGGACAACTGACGGCATCTCTTTCTCATGAGATCAGAAATCCGCTCTCTTCTATAAACATGAACCTGCAGATCTTGAGCGATACTCTGCACCTGGATGGCTTCGATCGACGCCGTCTCGATATTACGGTGAAAGAGGTGTCAAGACTGGAAAACATTCTCCGGCAATTGCTGGATCTCTCCCGTCCGGTTAGCATAGAATTGAGTTCCGCAGATATCAGAGACGTCGTGCAGAGTTGTATAGACCTGGTGGAGCCCAAAACTGCTGAGAAACATTTGAAAATTGTTCAGCGGTATTCTGCGAATCTTCAGACCTGCAAATTGGATGCAAAAAAACTCCAGCAAGCCTTGCTAAATCTGATACTTAATGCAATTGAAGTTACGGACGAGGGTCATCGGATATTTGTGTTCGCAAAAAAGGCTCAAGATGAATATCTGGAAGTGGGAGTCAGGGACAGTGGCCCGGGCATTGACCCGGCAAGCGTTTCACGCCTGTTCGATCCGTTCTTCACGACCAAAGCTCAGGGGAGCGGTTTGGGACTGAGCAACGTAAAACGGATAGTTGAAGCACATCTCGGCAGTGTCCAGGTGCGAACCTGCAAAGGATCGGGAGCGACTTTTGTCATGAGGTTACCATGGAGAACATGA
- a CDS encoding glycosyltransferase family 4 protein, with amino-acid sequence MHIVLDARGILNELDGIGRTSLNTIRELVRLGGDHHFSLLINRDLHEDTRLMLPPSADLHEIPFRHVRPETCIVLGRKVDSMNADVYHSLFTFQPIFMKTRSMLTIHDTMWMQNPTLQSAGRPVGLVLGWLYHRVLVPICVRRTSRILVVSQAVEHAIKQTWPTMAKKVRLVGAGIDPKFMPPDDSRDRKCLDKFGLEETAFFLHISNGRPYKNTSTVIQAFDNIHNDLKDINLIIIGRESSFTGTIIDAIKSTHLQHRVEYLGNVSDAEMVSLMQHSMGLVFPSLYEGFGLPVVEAMACGTPVITSARGALGEVAGDAAIIVDPTRLEDIARAMKDIATDSSLRCSLLEKGLARASRYRWDEVAMKILQVYEEDTPAPRL; translated from the coding sequence ATGCACATCGTACTTGATGCCAGAGGCATACTGAACGAACTGGACGGGATAGGGCGAACCAGCCTCAACACTATCAGGGAACTTGTACGCCTTGGAGGGGATCACCATTTTTCGTTGCTGATAAATCGAGATTTGCATGAAGACACAAGGCTGATGTTACCACCATCCGCGGACCTGCACGAAATTCCATTTCGTCATGTGCGACCGGAAACTTGTATCGTGTTAGGCCGTAAAGTAGATAGCATGAATGCCGATGTATACCACAGCCTCTTCACATTCCAGCCGATTTTCATGAAAACACGGAGTATGCTTACCATACACGACACCATGTGGATGCAAAATCCGACACTCCAATCTGCCGGGCGCCCTGTGGGCTTGGTCCTGGGATGGCTATACCACAGGGTTTTGGTGCCAATTTGTGTCCGACGGACTTCCAGAATTCTTGTGGTGTCCCAGGCGGTCGAGCATGCGATCAAGCAGACATGGCCCACAATGGCAAAAAAAGTTCGTCTGGTCGGCGCGGGCATCGATCCGAAATTTATGCCCCCGGACGATTCAAGGGACAGAAAATGTCTCGATAAATTCGGCCTTGAAGAGACGGCATTCTTCCTCCATATTAGCAATGGGAGGCCCTATAAGAACACTTCAACCGTTATTCAAGCTTTTGACAATATTCATAACGATCTAAAGGATATAAACTTAATTATAATCGGAAGGGAGAGTTCCTTCACTGGCACCATCATAGATGCCATTAAAAGTACACATCTGCAGCATAGAGTAGAATACCTGGGAAACGTTTCGGATGCGGAGATGGTGTCGTTGATGCAGCACTCTATGGGCCTGGTTTTCCCTTCTCTTTACGAAGGGTTCGGTCTTCCTGTGGTAGAGGCAATGGCCTGTGGCACCCCAGTGATTACTTCCGCGAGAGGAGCACTGGGCGAAGTAGCTGGAGACGCAGCAATCATTGTCGATCCAACTCGCCTGGAGGACATTGCCCGGGCAATGAAGGACATTGCCACCGACTCCTCGCTGAGATGCAGTCTCCTTGAAAAAGGTCTCGCAAGGGCTTCGCGTTATCGTTGGGATGAAGTGGCTATGAAGATCCTGCAAGTATATGAAGAAGATACCCCAGCCCCCAGATTATGA